The following nucleotide sequence is from Bacillota bacterium.
AAAGGAGTTGGCACCACCATTGGCCAAACGAACAGGCGACAAGTACAGAAATATTATTGAGGCTGCCGTAAAAGTTATAGCAGAGAATGGTTATCACAACTCACAGGTTTCTAAAATTGCCAAAGAGGCAGGGGTAGCGGACGGTACCATTTACTTATACTTCAGAAACAAGGAAGATGTACTGGTATCCTTGTTTAAGGTCAAGATGGGGGAGTTTACCTCTTTGGCCCAAAAGGAACTGGATGCTATTCAAAACCCTTTTGCAAAACTGGCCAAGCTCATTGGCATGCATCTGACACGCCTGGAAAACGATCGGCACCTGGCCCTTGTATTGCAAATTCAACTTCGTCAATCTGACGCATCCATTAGAAATGCCATCGCTGAACCGCTGAAAGATTACTCAAGGTTAATTGAAGGTATGGTGTCCCATGGACAAAATGAAGGTTCATTTAGAAACGATATAGGCCTCAAATTGGCCAGGCAAATCCTTTTTGGGGCCATTGACGAAGTAGCTACTTCCTGGGTTCTTTCCAGCAAAAACTACAGCCTGTCGGCCCAGATTGAACCTATATACAGAGTTCTGGCAAAAGCCCTATCCAATGACGGCAGGCACCCGGACTATCCTTTTTAAAAAAGTACTGAAAAGCGCGCTAAGGGAACTGATTTAGCGCGCTTTTCTTGTAATACTTAAGGTGCCTCAACGTGAGCAGGTGGGGTGGAAAAAACTTTAACGGCATTGTCTTCGTTAATCGGTCCCGCAGAGGCATCAGGATGTTCACTGCTATACTTTACTATACCCGCGTAAATAGCGTAAGCCACTTTACTCTGATAAGCCGGATCTTTTAGCAGTTTACCCTCTTTAGGATTGGTGATGAATCCTATCTCCACTATCGTTGCCGGCATTTTAGCCTCTCTTAGTATATAGTAATCAACCTCTTTAGCCTTGCGGTGATTATTTCCAAGTACTCTAATCAGCTCTGCCTGGATTGTTTCTGCTAAAATTTTACTCTCCTTCGCACCAGGTTGGGCAAATACTTGTGCTCCATGCTCCCCCGGGCCTGACCGGAAACTATTAACGTGGATGCTTATAAACAGTTGGGCATTACGACTATTGGCCGTTTTTATGCGCGCATTGAGGTCTTCTCTCTTCCATGATAAAAACTTTTTTCCTCCGGGGTTAGTAAGTTCAGTGTCAGTTTCCCTGGTAGGGATAACCACCGCTCCCGCTTGTGCTAATATGGTGCTTAATTTTCTGGATACCCCCAGTGTAATTTCTTTCTCTATGATATCTCCCTCCACTACGCCCGGGTCCTTACCCCCGTGGCCGGCATCCACAACAATTACTTTATTTGCCACCGACCAGGACATTGTCTCCACATTTCTGTTTTCCAAACGCGAAGAAATAAATATCATTATAAATACAGCAGCACACAAAAAAAAGATCGCTTTAAACAGAAACTTCACATCTATTTTAAACGTGCGCATAAATAAAGACATAAAAATTACCCCCTTTGCCGGCTTTTGACCATAATAAATATTATGCCGGGGGGGAGCATTTCATCATAGAAAGTTTATTCTAATATACGATAAACAAAGCCCTCAAATAAAAAAAAAGGAGGAACTTGCCTCCTTTTTTTAACGCTTTGAAAATTGTGGTGCCTTGCGGGCCTTTTTCAAACCGTACTTTCTGCGTTCCTTCATTCTTGGATCTCTGGTAAGAAAACCGGCCTTTTTCAACGAAGGCCGCATATTAGGGTCGGCTTCTACAAGAGCTCTGGCAATACCTAACAAAACAGCTCCGGCCTGCCCGCTCTTTCCACCGCCTATAACTGTAGCCTTAACGTCAAAACGTTCTGCCGCACCAACTGCTACCAGCGGCTGGCGCACTGTAACCTCAAGAGTTCTACGACCGAAATATGCATCGGCTGATTTATTATTAACTGTCACTTTACCTTCGCCGGGAACCAGATAAACCCTTGCAACAGCATCTTTCCTGCGTCCCGTGCCATAAAATTGAACTTGGGCCACTTAGCAATACCTCCTTACGCTTCCCATACTTCAGGTTGTTGAGCCTGATGTGGATGTTCAGAACCGCGATAAATCTTTAATTTCTTGGCCAGGCTATCACCGAGCCGATTATGAGGAAGCATCCCCTCAACAGCCTTACGTACTGCCTGCTCAGGGTTCTTCTCCATTAATGTCTTGTAATCCATAGATTTAATTCCGCCGGGAAAGCCGCTATGTCTGTACATGTGCTTTTGCTGTAATTTATTTCCTGTAAGGCGAACTTTATCTGCATTAATAATAACTACAAAATCACCGACATCGACATGCGGTGTAAATTGAGGCTTGTGTTTGCCCCGCAGAATGCTGGCAACTTGAGTAGCTAAACGTCCAAGTACTTTGTCACTGGCATCGATAACGTACCATTTACGCTCTACTTCTGCGGACTTTGCCATGTATGTTTTCATATTTTAATTTTCCCTCCCATTACGCACGTGCTGCAGTGATTACGGTTGGGGGCTCAACAACGTAATCACCCACTTAAACATTTTATTACATGGGTTTTCCAGTGTCAAGAAACCATTTCAAAAAAGCGTGCTCCATTAGCTTTTTAATCAACTTTCCGCGCTTTTTTGAAGTGGATTGTAGTAAACCTTCTCCAGGAAAAGACCCCTGCCCGGTACTGTTGGTCCGGCAGCTATCCGGTCCCGTGCAGCAATAGTATCGCTCATGGTTGCAGGAGAGCGCTTGCCCTGACCGATCTCTAACAGTGTGCCCGTTATAATGCGGACCATGTTGTATAAGAAGCCGTCACCGGAAAGAGAGAAGTAAATGACATTTGATTCCCGGTAGACCGAGGTCTGAAAAATGGTGCGGACAGTGTTCCTCACCGGAGAATTTGCAGCTTGAAAAGTTTTAAAGTCGTGAGTCCCTTCCAGGAGTGCGGCTGCCTTTCCCATGGCCCCGGTATCCAGGAAAGATGGCATATAATGACTGTAACGGTTTTCAAAAGGTGAGGGTATGTTATGGTTATAGACGCGATAAAGGTAAGTTTTTCCCTGAGCCGAAAAACGTGCGTGAAAATCTGGTGCAACATCTTCTGCTTTTACCGCTGCTATATCGTTAGGCAAAACACCGTTTAAAGCCAAGGCCAGTCTTTCCGTGGGTACAGGCCAATTTGTGCAGTCAAAATTTACGACCTGCCCCCGGGCATGGACTCCCGAATCTGTGCGCCCCGCACCATACACCTGTATGTAGCTGCCTGCCATTTTGGACAGTGCTGCTTCCAGTACTTCCTGTATGGTGGGAAGCCCGGTTCCCCGCTGTTCCTGAAAACCATAGTAGTCCGTACCATCATAGGCAACGGTTAATTTGATATTCCGCACCTGGCCCACCCCCAACAGTGCTAAACCTTTTTTCGACGGGATTTAAAAGCTTGGGGTATTTCTTTTGGGTCTTTTCTTTTGACGGGATTGACGGGATTCTCGGGATAGAAATTAAAACAAAGAGAAAGAAAAGGCAAACACATTAGACAGGATTACAGGATTCGCAGGATGCTTTAGGGTAGTGCATTGGGGTCTTAAAAAACATTTTCAAATTATTTGTTTTAATATTTTGGACTGGTCCATAGCTCTGTTTAGGTGATAAAGACTTTCGATTGTATTTTTGTTTTTTTTTAACAATCCTGTTGATCCTGTCTAAAAAAATTGTTTACCCCAAAGCCTCACATGCAAAGCCTTTTACCCCGCTTATCCCGTTAAAACTCACATGAACCATATACATAAATTAGAATGAAAATTTATTTTCGTAAAAAAAATAACCCCCAAGGAATACCCTAAAATGTTTTTCCCGTCCCCAAAAGGTTTTACATTAACCCGTACTCAATCAAAACAACACCTACAGTAAGAGCAAAACTAGCCGCCAGTGCCGCCCAGTCCCGGGGGTAGAAGCGCAGTACCTGCATCCTGGTGCGGTGCGCGCCGGGCCTGTAACACCGGGCCTCCATAGCTTCAGAGAGCTCATCGGCCCGTCTTAAGATTCCTGCCACCACGGGTAACAGCAAAGGCAGCAGATTCTTAAACTGCCGGAATATATTACGGCTACCGAAACCGGCCCCTCTTGACTGCTGGGCAATTATCACCTTCTGAAACTCCTGCAGCATCAGGGGAATAAAGCTTATGGCTATTCCCATCATCATGGCCAACTGGCTCACCGGCATTCCTATCCGCTCCAGCGGGCGCAGGATCTTTTCCAAACCGACACTAAGGTTGATAGATGTAGTGGTGTAAGTAACCAGAGTGCTCAGGATGACTACTACCACCAGGCGCCAACTCAAGAGGCCTCCGGACTCCAGACCTTCCCTGGTTATGGTTAACCCGCCGAATTTCAGTATAATTTCTCCCGGAACGGAAAGAGCTTGCACCAAAAAGCTTAGCAGCAGTATCAGATAAATAAAACGCAGACTTTTTAAAAAATGCCCCCATGCTACACCCGACAAGCCCAAAAGAAGTATGGCAGCTAGACTGTAGGTTAAAAAACTTACCGGTGATGCCGCAACTAGTGTGCCCATAATTAATAGCAAAGAACTGAATATTTTGGTTCGGGGATCCAGGTTATGTAAAAGGGAATTTCCCGGCACATAGCTGCCCAGGGTAAGTCCTTCAAACACCGTGCCCACCCCGGTTGCGATAAATATTCATAATTTCTACCGCCGCCTTTTCCACAGTGTATTCTTCAGATACATGGTAACCTTTTTCTGCCAGTGACTGCAGAATTCGGGTGGCAAACGGTACTTCTAATCCCATTGACTCTAACTCAAGGGCTGATAAAAATATGTCCCGTACGGGTGCACAGGCCTTAACTGCCCCTTTATCCATAACCATTACCCTATCGGATACAGCCGCGGCGTCATCCATGTTGTGAGTAATCAATATCACTGTCATCCCCCGGTTTTTATGCAGTCCCTGCAACTGCCTAAGAAGCATCTTACGGCCTGACGGGTCAAGACCGGCCAGCGGCTCGTCCAACACCAGAATTGACGGAAACAACGCCAGTACTCCCGCTATGGCTACCCGCCGTTTCTCTCCGCCACTGAGTGTAAATGGAGATAAATTGCCTACCTCCCCCACATCCAGGCCTACTAAGTCAAGAGCCCTTCCAACGGCCTGTTCAGTTTCTTGCCCCGATAAATTAAGGTTTCTGGGTCCGAAGGCCACGTCATCAAATACCGTGGCTTCAAAAAGCTGCTTCTCCGGGTGCTGCATCACCAGACCCACTTCCTGCCAGAGCCTTGCCTTAACTTTGCGCTGACTGGTATCCTTACCGTTTACAAGCACCCTGCCCTTTTCCGGTAATAAAACACCGTTACAATGCTTTGCAAAGGTGGACTTTCCACTGCCGGAAGCACCCACTACCGAAATTAACTCACCTTTTGTTATTGCTACGGAAACACATTTCAGGGCCTGCACCATGCTGCGTGGTCCCATACTATATGAATAGCTGACGTTTTTAAATTCCAGACAATTATAGGACATAGGACAACTTTTCCACCAAGTTCTCCGCGGACAATATATGTTCACTTTGCGGCAGGCAGAGTCCGTTTTTCTCGAGCAAAAGCGTCAGTTGCCGTGCAGCGGGGAGCTCCAGCCCCAGGCCCTCAAGGTATTCCCGGCGGGAGAAAACTTTTGGTACCGTATCGTCGAGGCTTAGATGGCCGTTATCCATTACCCATACCCGGTGGGCCATAATGGCTTCTTCCATGAAATGTGTAACCAACACAATAGCGGTTTGTTGTTCATGGTTCACTCTAACCAGTAAGTCCATTATTAAGCGCCGGTTACGCGGGTCAAGCATGGATGTAGGTTCATCCAGTACAATGCATTTAGGCTGCATGGCCAAAATGCCGGCAAAGGCCAGAAGCTGCTTTTGACCTCCGGACAAGGTATGGGGCGGGCGGTACGCCAGCTCTTCCAGCCCCACCCAATCCAGGGCGTCAGCTACCCGCTTGCGCACCTCTTCAGGTGTAATACCCAGGTTTTCCGGGCCGAAAGCAACATCTTCTTCCACTATTGCAGCAGCCACCTGGTTATCAGGGTTTTGAAAAACCATACCTACTAGGCGCCGAATATCCCAAACATGGTCAGGTTGCGCCGTATTCATCCCGGCAACCCGCACTTCCCCTCCAGTAGGAATAAGAAGCGCGTTCAAGTGCCTGGCCAACGTGGATTTACCTGAACCGTTGGCACCAATAACGGCTATAAAATCACCGGGGGAAATGTTTGCGGATACACCATGCAAAGCCTTGCGCTGCGTGACGCCGTTTTGCCCGTAGACATAGTCAAGCCCCTTTAATGAAATTAAGGGTTTTTCTTTTTCTTTGCCGGTCACCGTTTCACACTCTCCCCTAAACCTTCCCTACCCCAAATACCAAGAAGGAAATCCCGTAGGGATTTCCCTTGACACACTTATACTAATTCCAAAATAACAATTTTTGCGGCATCACCCTGGCGGTAACCCATTTTTATAATACGGGTGTACCCACCAGAACGATCATCATACTTAGGACCAATAGTATCAAAAAGTTTGCGAACAACATTCTCATCATATACAAACCGGAGTGCCTGTCTTCTGGCTGCCAAATCACCACGTTTGGCCAAAGTAATCATTTTGTCGGCAATACTTTTGACCTCTTTGGCCCGAGTCTCCGTTGTTTTTATCCGCTCATCTTTGATTAGGGAGGTCACCAAGTTGCGCAACATTGCTTGCCGGTGACTGGTATTTCGCCCCAGTTTTCTATAGCCCATGGCCACCCCTCCTTTTATTCATCTTCTTGGCGCAAAGATAATCCTAATTCATTAAGCTTATTAATAACTTCTTCCAGGGACTTTTTCCCCAGGTTACGAACCTTCATCATGTCTTCTTCATCACGCTCGACCAGCTCACCCAACGCGTTAATGCCGGCCCGTTTGAGGCAGTTGTAAGACCTTACACTTAGATCTAACTCCTCAATTGTCATCTCTAAAAGTTTATCTTTTTGCTCTTCTTCTTTCTCCACCATGATCTCTACATCATCAGTGCTTTCAGTAAGACCGGTAAATAAATTTAGATGTTCGGCCATGACCCGGGCACTCAAGCTTACCGCTTCGTCTGGCCTAATACTGCCGTCTGTCCAAACCTCAAGGGTCAATTTGTCATAGTCAGTACGCTGTCCAACCCTGGTATTTTCCACATTATAATTGACTCTGGTGACTGGAGTAAAGATCGAATCAACCGGTATTACCCCGATAACATGGTCTCCCTGTTTATTCTTCTCCGCCGATACATAACCCCGGCCCTTACTCACCTGAATCTCCATGGATAAATTAGAATTGCTATCCAGGGTGGCGATTTCTAATTCCGGGTTAAGAATATCCACATCTGCATCTGATATTATATCTGCTGCTGTAACAGTCTTCTCACCACTGGTATCTATCCTGATAGTTTTCTCATCGTCGATATACATCTTAAGGGAAAGACTCTTTAAATTAAGGATAATATCGGTTACATCCTCGCGCACTCCGGGTATAGTAGAAAACTCATGTAGAACCCCTTCTATTTTCACAGAAGTTACGGCCGCCCCAGGAAGAGAGGAAAGCAAAATTCTGCGCAAGGAATTACCCAAAGTAATGCCATATCCCCGCTCCAAGGGCTCAACCACAAACTTGCCGTAATTCCCTTCCGGGTTTATTTCTACTACCTCTATATTAGGCTTCTCAATTTCCAACATACTACGGTAAACCCCTCCTTGGGCCGGACTAGGCTTCTTCCCATGTTACTTGGAATACAGCTCCACAATGAGGTGTTCCTCGACAGGAGCGTCAACTTGTTCCCGGGTAGGAAGCGCTAACACTCGCCCCTTAGCCTCTTCTGCGTCATATTCAACCCAGGCCGGCGGAGTTTGTTCTGCGGCACGCTCCATAAGCTCTTTGAAGCGGGGAAACTCCTTGCTGCGTTCTTTTATGGTGATTTCGTCCCCAGCCTTTACCAAAAAAGAAGGTATATCGGTTTTCCGCCCGTTTACGGCAAAATGTCCGTGCCTTACGAGCTGGCGTGCTTCAGAGCGAGAAGCTCCCAGTCCCAGCCTGTAAACAACATTATCCAGCCTTCTTTCCAGTAACCGTAACAGGTTCTCACCGGTTACGCCGGGCTGGCTGTTTGCCCGGTCATAATAATTAGCAAACTGCCTTTCCAAGACACCGTAAAAACGTTTGGCCTTTTGTTTTTCCCTCAGCTGCAGGCCGTATTCGGAAACCTTCTTGCGTCTTTGGCCGTGCTGACCGGGGGCATAGTTTCTACGTTCTATACCACACTTACCGGTATAACACCGGTCACCTTTTAAATATAGTTTTAAGCCTTCTCGACGGCATTTTTTACACTGTGCACCAGTATCTCTAGCCATCTCTTTAACCTGCACCTCCTTCTTTATACCCTGCGCCGCTTCGGTGGACGACAACCGTTATGCGGAATGGGCGTTACATCTCGGATTAAGCTTACTTCCAAGCCCGCAGCCTGCAGTGCACGAATTGCGGCCTCACGGCCGGCACCCGGGCCCTTAACGGCAACCTCTAACTGTTTCATGCCGTGATTCTGGGCCTCCTTGGCAGCTTTTTCGGCGGCCATTTGCGCGGCAAAGGGAGTGCTCTTTCTGGAGCCTTTAAACCCTACCATACCGGCACTGGCCCAGGCAATTGCATTACCTTTAATATCACTTATAGTGATAATTGTATTATTAAAGGTGGACTTGATACTCGCCACACCTTGCTCAATATTTTTACGTTCCCGCTTTTTGGTCCTTCTGGCGGTTCTGCGAGCCACACTTTACCCCCCTTTTTTCTTACTTCTTCCTTCGTATACCTACCGTTTTCTTTGGTCCCTTACGGGTACGGGCATTTGTCTTTGTGCGTTGCCCACGAAGGGGCATTCCACGGCGGTGACGAAGGCCCCTGTAGCAGCCAATCTCGATCAGCCGCTTTATATTCAAAGAAATTTCCCTACGCAGGTCACCTTCAACAGTATAGTTCTTTTCTATTGCATCACGAAGCTTATTGATCTCTTCTTCAGTGAGATCCTTTATCCGGGTATTCGGGTTTATACCTACTTGGTCCAATATCTTGTTTGAGATAGTTCGCCCCACACCGTAAATATACGTCAGGCCGACTTCCACCCGCTTATCCCTGGGTAGGTCAACACCAGCAATACGTGCCATTACCTTTTACACCTCCAGTACTACCCCTGCCTTTGTTTGTGTTTCGGATTTTCACAGATAATCATTATTTTTCCTTTGCGCTTAATTATTTTACACTTTTCACAAATGGGTTTTACCGAAGGCTTAACCTTCATAACAGAACCCTCCTTAAAAACTGCCCACGGTCATTATTTTATTTATAACGATAAACAATACGACCTCTCTTCAAATCGTAAGGAGACAGTTCAACCAGAACCCTGTCTCCAGGTAGAATGCGAATAAAGTTCATCCGTATTTTGCCGCTCACGTGAGCCAAAACCTTATGACCATTTTCCAGCTCTACACGAAACATAGCATTCGGCAAAGGCTCAACTACGGTACCCTCAACTTCTATGACATCCTGTTTTGCCATCAGGTTAAAGAAACCCCCTTAACATGGTTAACCTTCCAGGCCGACCACAAGATTCTTAATAGCCCTATCCACTTCAACGTTGGTCACCCTTTTATCCTCAAGAAGTTTTTGGGCCAGATCCTTAGCTACCAAGTTATATTTCTTCAGGTGCTTAATATTCTTCTTCTTGGGAGCCTGCACTTTCCTCATGTATCCGTCGGCCACACTTACTATACCGCCGTTTCTTTCCATCGCCAGGAAGTATTTGCCTTTATCCCTCCCGGCTGTAGATTGAACCAGCTGCCCAGGAAGTATATCCTGCGTCAACAGGCAAACCACCTCCGAAAGCCACCCGCTCTCTTAAAGCCGGGTAAAAATCTCGGTACCGGTCTCGGTAATAGCAACAGTATGTTCAAAATGAGCCGAATTAGAGTAATCCTGGGTGATTACCGTCCAGTTATCCTGTAAAGTTCGCACCTGATAGGAACCCGCGTTTACCATTGGTTCTATGGCCAGCGCCATACCAACCTTTAACCTGGGGCCGCGCCCAGGTCTGCCGAAGTTAGGTACCTGTGGCTCCTCGTGCATGCTTCTACCAATACCGTGCCCCACATAATCTCTTACCACCGAGAACCCCTTACCTTCCACGCAAGTTTGCACGGCGTGGGATATGTCAGACAGCCTGTTTCCGGGAACGGCTTGTTTTATTCCTTCAAAAAGGGACTGCTTTGTAACCTGCAGCAATTCTTGCGTTTTTTCGTCCACATCCCCTACAGGTAATGTTACAGCACTGTCACCAAAAAAGCCATTTATTTCCGCACCAATGTCAATACTGATAATATCTCCATTTTTTAACTTTCTTAAACCCGGAATACCGTGTACCACCTGCTCATTGACAGAAGCACAAATTGTAGCAGGAAAACCGTATAAACCCTTGAAAGCCGGTTTCGCACCCTGAGATAGAATATATTCTTCCGCCACTTTATCCAATTCCCCGGTGGTAACTCCCACATCAACTGCTTTCGCTACAGCAGCATGTGCCCCGGCAACAATTTTTCCGGCTTCTCGCATATAATCCAGCTCTTGTTTAGATTTGCAGATTATCATTCGGCACTGCACCCCTGTCTCAGTTATTTAATAAAACCCTGGTAACTTCTCATCAAAAGATGGGATTCAATTTGTTTCATTGTATCCAGGGCCACACCAACCACAATCAGGAGTGCTGTTCCGCCAAAATAGATATTAGGTATTTTAGTTGCTAATAATATAAAGTTCGGCAATATGGCAATCAGGGCTAGGAACAACGCCCCGGCCAAAGTTATCCTGTTCATAATTCGGGCAATGAACTCAGCGGTAGGACGCCCAGGTCTTAATCCCGGTATGAAACCTCCGTACTTTTTAATATTATCGGCCACATCAACAGGGTTCATGATTACGGCAGTATAAAAATAAGTAAAGCCAATAATCAAAAGCGCGTACACTAAAGTATGCAATGCCGACCCCCAGGAAAACATCCTCAGCCACCAGTCGGCTACGGCTGATCCTTGGAACCAAGAGGCTATCTGATTTGGAAATAACATTATTGACGAAGCAAAAATAACGGGAATAACGCCTGCCTGGTTAACTTTAATGGGCAGGTGCGTTGTCTGCCCTCCGTAAACACGACGTCCCACGACCCGCTTTGCATATTGTACCGGAATGCGACGCTGTCCCTGATGCACAGCAACAACGGCTGCAATAACGGCAATGCCGATTATCAACAATAGCAAAATGCTAAATATGTTGATTGTACCAGCCTGCAGCTGCAGGCCCAGGTTACTAATCCCACCGGGAAGACCGCTTACGATCCCGGCAAAAATGAGCAATGAAATCCCGTTACCAATTCCTTTATCGGTGATCTGTTCCCCCAACCACATTAGGAAAGTAGTACCAGCAGTAAGCGATATGGCAACTACGAAATAGGAAAGAATGCCTGGGTCACTCATGGCACCGTATCTGCCGACAATCACACTCATCCCAATAGCCTGTAGAAAAGCCAATATAACTGTAAAGTACCGTGTATACTGCGTAATCTTCTTGCGGCCTTCCTCGCCTTCCTTAGAGAGGCGCTCCAGATGTGGAATAACTACCGTCAATAACTGCATAATGATAGATGCGTTAATGTACGGAATGATACTCATAGCAAATAAAGAAAAGGCTTTAAATGCACCACCGGAAATCACGTTAAAAAAGCTAAAGAAGACTCCTGATCCCAAAAGCTGCCTAAAAGCTTCTGCGTCAACGCCTGGTACAGGAATATGGGCGCCAACACGGAAAATAAAGATCATCATCAGCGTAAAAATAATCTTGGTCCTTAGTTCCGTAACTTTAAGGGCGCCCTGCAAGCTGTCTAACATTTTTAAATCACCTCTGTTTTACCGCCGGCAGCCTCAATTTTTTCCACTGCCGATTTACTAAAGGCGTTGACCTTTACGGTTAGGGATTTTTCCAGCTTACCGTTGCCCAGGACTTTAACCCCGTCGCCTACTTTTTTTATGATTTTGTTCTCCACGAGAGATTCCGGAGTTACTTCAGCACCATTGTCAAATTTATTTAAGCTCTCTATATTTACAGAAATAACTTCCTTCTTGAAAGGGGCATTGGAGAATCCCCGCTTGGGCAACCTGCGGGAAAGGGGCATCTGGCCGCCTTCAAAACCTGGCCGAACTCCACCCCCGCTGCGCGCATTTTGCCCACCTTGGCCCCTTCCGGCTGTTTTCCCAAGTCCGGAGCCCGGACCTTGCCCTTTACGGGTGGGCTTTTTCCTTGACCCGGCATTGGGCTTTAATTCATGCAGCTTCACGGTGACACCTCCT
It contains:
- the rpsM gene encoding 30S ribosomal protein S13; its protein translation is MARIAGVDLPRDKRVEVGLTYIYGVGRTISNKILDQVGINPNTRIKDLTEEEINKLRDAIEKNYTVEGDLRREISLNIKRLIEIGCYRGLRHRRGMPLRGQRTKTNARTRKGPKKTVGIRRKK
- the rpmJ gene encoding 50S ribosomal protein L36, whose product is MKVKPSVKPICEKCKIIKRKGKIMIICENPKHKQRQG
- the secY gene encoding preprotein translocase subunit SecY yields the protein MLDSLQGALKVTELRTKIIFTLMMIFIFRVGAHIPVPGVDAEAFRQLLGSGVFFSFFNVISGGAFKAFSLFAMSIIPYINASIIMQLLTVVIPHLERLSKEGEEGRKKITQYTRYFTVILAFLQAIGMSVIVGRYGAMSDPGILSYFVVAISLTAGTTFLMWLGEQITDKGIGNGISLLIFAGIVSGLPGGISNLGLQLQAGTINIFSILLLLIIGIAVIAAVVAVHQGQRRIPVQYAKRVVGRRVYGGQTTHLPIKVNQAGVIPVIFASSIMLFPNQIASWFQGSAVADWWLRMFSWGSALHTLVYALLIIGFTYFYTAVIMNPVDVADNIKKYGGFIPGLRPGRPTAEFIARIMNRITLAGALFLALIAILPNFILLATKIPNIYFGGTALLIVVGVALDTMKQIESHLLMRSYQGFIK
- the infA gene encoding translation initiation factor IF-1, yielding MAKQDVIEVEGTVVEPLPNAMFRVELENGHKVLAHVSGKIRMNFIRILPGDRVLVELSPYDLKRGRIVYRYK
- the map gene encoding type I methionyl aminopeptidase, with product MIICKSKQELDYMREAGKIVAGAHAAVAKAVDVGVTTGELDKVAEEYILSQGAKPAFKGLYGFPATICASVNEQVVHGIPGLRKLKNGDIISIDIGAEINGFFGDSAVTLPVGDVDEKTQELLQVTKQSLFEGIKQAVPGNRLSDISHAVQTCVEGKGFSVVRDYVGHGIGRSMHEEPQVPNFGRPGRGPRLKVGMALAIEPMVNAGSYQVRTLQDNWTVITQDYSNSAHFEHTVAITETGTEIFTRL
- a CDS encoding 50S ribosomal protein L15, encoding MKLHELKPNAGSRKKPTRKGQGPGSGLGKTAGRGQGGQNARSGGGVRPGFEGGQMPLSRRLPKRGFSNAPFKKEVISVNIESLNKFDNGAEVTPESLVENKIIKKVGDGVKVLGNGKLEKSLTVKVNAFSKSAVEKIEAAGGKTEVI
- a CDS encoding RNA-binding protein is translated as MLTQDILPGQLVQSTAGRDKGKYFLAMERNGGIVSVADGYMRKVQAPKKKNIKHLKKYNLVAKDLAQKLLEDKRVTNVEVDRAIKNLVVGLEG